In one Neobacillus sp. CF12 genomic region, the following are encoded:
- a CDS encoding Ig-like domain-containing protein, with the protein MKKRLLIGKKIHAAILTSALAISSLLVAPDNNVNAITAVETIDNVLAFPGAEGGGRYTSGGRFGDVYIVNSLEDYGTGEKSIQGSLRDALSKDNRFIIFNISGAINLKEPLSLRKRKNITIAGQTAPGDGITLTGYETNISDSENVIIRYLRFRPGAENVHSGDSMDAIWGRSMKNVMIDHISTSWSTDETMSLYRAENMTVQWSIVAESLAMSGHTKGRHGYGGIWGGVNTTFHHNLVANHTSRNPRLGGGTAEADDNNHIGLFDIRNNVIYNWGFNTAYGGGRAYANYMNNYMKPGLGTRASVESRVIDAGEKDKPGKFYINGNELEGNAEVSNDNSKGIYVSESASPSTEIVNEEFKMDGTSVEALRTTSAEEAYNEVLAKAGATYPKRDALDARIINEVKYNQGRFVNRHEEVGGLPYTAVITRSEDFDKDEDGIADEWELNNGLDPNNADDSTTLAVDQSGYTYLEHYVNSLVDMEFKPENPEVLMKTPTTNQIFQTGETITIEANVTDGTDIEKVEFYNGDKIIGKVTREPFVMSTQLPDGTYYISAKAISKSGLQTQATASIIHVNTKTNLKMWKSIDIGTPNIPGHTSLTDEIMTVKGSGKLIADEDKFHFAYRNMAGDGELIAKIETMTPVDHHAFAGLMVRESLEQDAKTVAFGLSYTKSYSWKENGTTYYRNPWSAYVAARYEQGGNMDDLGENLDSPSNATESGVALINDIPFKDKEKSLGYYLKLKRTGNVFSAEGSADGINWIPIGERTIEMNKKVYIGMAVDGNKVDNQLNNLNTATFTHIQLNFAKKQ; encoded by the coding sequence TTGAAAAAAAGGTTATTAATAGGAAAGAAAATACATGCTGCCATTTTAACTTCAGCCTTAGCTATTTCAAGTTTGTTAGTAGCACCAGATAATAATGTGAATGCGATAACTGCAGTTGAAACTATTGATAATGTACTTGCATTTCCCGGTGCAGAAGGTGGAGGACGGTATACTTCCGGTGGAAGATTTGGTGATGTCTATATCGTTAATTCACTTGAAGACTATGGAACTGGAGAAAAGTCAATCCAAGGATCTTTGCGTGATGCCTTAAGTAAGGACAATCGGTTCATCATCTTTAACATCTCTGGAGCAATCAATCTAAAAGAACCATTATCTCTAAGAAAACGAAAGAATATAACGATTGCCGGACAAACCGCACCAGGGGATGGAATTACTCTAACTGGATACGAAACGAATATCAGTGATTCTGAGAATGTTATTATTCGCTACCTTCGCTTCCGTCCAGGGGCTGAAAATGTACATAGCGGTGATTCCATGGACGCCATTTGGGGTAGAAGTATGAAGAATGTCATGATAGATCATATATCAACAAGCTGGTCTACTGATGAAACAATGTCCTTATATCGTGCGGAAAATATGACTGTGCAGTGGTCAATTGTTGCGGAAAGTTTAGCGATGAGTGGCCATACGAAAGGTCGTCATGGGTACGGTGGTATTTGGGGTGGAGTCAACACAACCTTTCATCACAATCTAGTAGCTAATCATACTTCTCGTAACCCTAGATTAGGCGGGGGTACTGCCGAGGCAGATGACAATAACCATATTGGCTTATTTGATATAAGAAATAATGTAATATATAACTGGGGTTTTAACACTGCATACGGTGGAGGCAGAGCCTATGCTAATTATATGAATAATTATATGAAGCCAGGATTAGGCACTCGTGCCAGCGTAGAATCACGGGTGATTGACGCTGGGGAGAAAGACAAACCAGGTAAATTTTACATTAATGGAAATGAACTAGAAGGAAATGCTGAAGTATCCAACGATAATTCAAAAGGTATTTATGTCTCTGAAAGTGCTTCCCCATCAACGGAAATTGTAAACGAAGAGTTTAAGATGGATGGTACATCCGTGGAGGCACTAAGAACTACTTCTGCTGAGGAAGCATATAATGAGGTTTTAGCTAAAGCGGGAGCAACCTACCCAAAACGAGATGCCTTGGATGCTAGAATAATAAATGAAGTGAAGTATAATCAAGGTAGATTCGTTAATCGCCATGAAGAAGTAGGGGGACTCCCATACACAGCTGTCATTACTCGGTCAGAAGATTTTGATAAAGACGAAGATGGTATAGCAGATGAATGGGAATTGAATAATGGATTAGATCCAAACAATGCTGACGATAGCACAACATTAGCGGTGGACCAAAGTGGATATACTTATCTTGAACATTACGTTAATTCATTGGTTGATATGGAATTTAAACCAGAAAATCCAGAAGTATTAATGAAAACACCAACAACGAATCAAATCTTTCAAACTGGTGAAACCATTACGATAGAAGCAAATGTAACAGATGGGACCGACATTGAAAAAGTAGAGTTTTATAATGGAGACAAGATTATTGGAAAGGTAACAAGAGAGCCTTTTGTAATGAGTACCCAGTTACCTGATGGTACGTATTATATATCTGCAAAGGCGATTTCGAAATCTGGTCTTCAGACACAGGCAACGGCATCCATTATCCACGTTAATACTAAAACGAATCTAAAAATGTGGAAATCAATTGATATTGGAACACCCAATATTCCAGGTCATACTTCTTTAACTGATGAAATTATGACTGTAAAAGGATCTGGAAAGCTAATTGCAGATGAGGATAAATTCCACTTTGCTTATCGTAATATGGCAGGAGACGGAGAATTAATTGCAAAGATAGAGACTATGACACCTGTGGATCATCATGCTTTTGCTGGATTAATGGTCCGAGAAAGTCTCGAACAGGATGCAAAAACGGTAGCTTTTGGTCTTTCTTATACCAAATCTTACTCTTGGAAGGAAAACGGAACAACTTACTATAGAAATCCATGGTCCGCCTATGTAGCCGCACGTTATGAACAAGGTGGAAATATGGACGATTTAGGTGAAAACCTTGATTCTCCTAGTAATGCGACAGAATCTGGAGTTGCATTAATTAATGATATACCATTTAAAGATAAGGAAAAATCTCTGGGTTATTATCTTAAACTCAAACGAACAGGTAATGTTTTTAGTGCAGAAGGGTCTGCCGATGGAATTAACTGGATTCCAATAGGAGAACGTACGATAGAAATGAATAAAAAGGTTTACATTGGAATGGCTGTTGATGGTAACAAAGTAGATAATCAATTAAACAATCTAAATACAGCTACCTTTACTCATATACAATTGAACTTTGCCAAAAAACAATAG
- a CDS encoding glycoside hydrolase family 43 protein, with translation MNRTKIVNPILPGFNPDPYILKVDDTYYIAVSSFEWLPGVRIYKSKDLVNWEHETDILTNQVDLRGNPQNGSIWAPQISYADGLYFLVYTDVKSTKRPFKDSHNYLISAPSINGPWSTPVYLNSSGFDPSLFHDRDGRKWLLNEIWDYRIETGNKSVGVVLQEYDVEKQSLVGHIYKIFDGTELAKTEAPHIYRHNDYYYLITAEGGTGSGHSVTVCRAKELTGPYELDPHYPILTASDKPESPLQCTGHGSIVQTPMGNWYMVYLCTRPLMGKAAILGRETAIQEVYWTEDGWLRLVDGGNGPLLETEIITLGQVVQRKNTNFRDDFTGVLAKEWNSLRILADDSWCDLSSREGYLRVISGDSIQSLFEHHILAIRQKDFRFDAYTKIDYNPKTYNQMAGLLLYLNDGNYLYAYLTCDEVRGRVIRLMACRDGEYTLLPDIIPTEEGEVELKIEVDGPVGRFYYRMCESTFWQGIGESQDLLFLAGGFTGNFVGIAVHDMDRKNGSYADFDFFEYQGKDSL, from the coding sequence ATGAATCGAACAAAAATAGTCAATCCGATTTTGCCAGGATTTAATCCAGATCCGTATATTTTGAAGGTGGATGATACTTATTATATAGCTGTTTCTTCCTTTGAATGGCTGCCAGGTGTTCGCATTTATAAATCAAAGGATTTAGTAAATTGGGAACATGAAACCGATATATTAACGAATCAAGTAGATTTACGAGGCAATCCCCAAAACGGAAGCATTTGGGCACCTCAAATTAGTTATGCAGACGGTTTATATTTTCTGGTCTACACCGATGTAAAAAGTACAAAACGACCATTCAAAGATAGCCATAATTATTTAATTTCAGCACCAAGTATCAATGGGCCATGGTCAACACCCGTGTACTTAAATAGCAGCGGCTTTGATCCATCTTTATTCCATGATCGTGACGGAAGAAAGTGGCTGCTAAATGAAATTTGGGATTATCGTATCGAAACAGGCAATAAATCAGTCGGAGTTGTCCTTCAAGAATATGATGTAGAAAAACAAAGTTTAGTAGGACATATCTATAAAATTTTTGATGGTACAGAATTGGCAAAAACAGAAGCCCCACATATATACCGTCATAATGATTATTACTATTTAATTACCGCTGAAGGTGGAACTGGTTCGGGTCATTCCGTTACGGTTTGTCGTGCAAAAGAACTTACCGGACCATATGAATTGGATCCACACTATCCCATTTTGACAGCTAGTGATAAACCCGAATCACCATTACAATGTACAGGACACGGTAGTATTGTTCAAACCCCGATGGGCAACTGGTATATGGTCTATTTATGCACTCGTCCATTAATGGGAAAAGCAGCGATTTTAGGTCGTGAAACGGCTATTCAAGAGGTTTATTGGACAGAAGATGGCTGGCTGCGATTAGTAGATGGTGGCAATGGACCTTTGTTAGAAACAGAAATCATTACCCTAGGGCAAGTTGTACAAAGAAAAAACACAAACTTTCGAGATGATTTTACTGGTGTTCTCGCCAAAGAGTGGAATAGCCTGCGTATTTTGGCGGATGATTCTTGGTGCGATTTATCAAGTCGAGAAGGGTATTTACGTGTAATCTCTGGTGACTCCATCCAATCCTTATTTGAACATCATATTCTGGCTATACGCCAAAAAGATTTCCGATTTGATGCCTATACGAAAATAGACTATAACCCAAAAACCTATAATCAAATGGCTGGATTATTGTTGTATTTAAATGATGGTAATTATCTTTATGCCTACCTAACTTGTGATGAGGTAAGAGGTCGTGTTATTCGATTGATGGCATGTAGAGATGGGGAATATACCCTATTACCAGACATTATTCCAACAGAAGAAGGCGAAGTAGAGTTAAAGATCGAAGTCGATGGTCCAGTTGGAAGATTTTATTATCGGATGTGTGAGAGTACTTTTTGGCAAGGAATTGGAGAGTCTCAGGATTTATTATTCTTGGCTGGAGGATTTACCGGTAACTTTGTTGGAATTGCTGTTCATGATATGGATCGGAAAAATGGATCGTATGCTGATTTTGATTTCTTTGAATATCAAGGAAAAGATTCACTGTAA
- a CDS encoding DUF4064 domain-containing protein: MKRKWEVMIGIAGVILCVIFLGGFSLTITSMEESTYETTVFPILQEGVSEEYVSESFEAVKALAIWFGVALLIVFILVALATLSIWRNKYPKRGAVFFMFAGLATLMGTQFIAFPLAFLFFIAGALCLFRKIKEKEGVGNESNKNSQSDFARI, from the coding sequence ATGAAGCGAAAATGGGAAGTGATGATTGGAATAGCAGGTGTCATACTTTGTGTAATTTTCTTAGGCGGTTTTTCATTGACGATAACTTCCATGGAGGAAAGTACTTACGAGACAACCGTTTTTCCTATCCTGCAGGAGGGTGTTTCTGAAGAATACGTTTCAGAGAGCTTTGAAGCTGTGAAAGCGTTAGCTATATGGTTTGGTGTTGCCCTGCTAATTGTATTTATTCTAGTTGCTCTGGCTACTCTATCAATTTGGCGAAATAAATATCCTAAAAGGGGAGCTGTGTTCTTTATGTTTGCCGGCTTAGCAACTTTAATGGGTACCCAATTTATTGCCTTTCCCTTGGCTTTTCTCTTTTTTATTGCTGGAGCCTTATGCCTATTTAGAAAAATAAAGGAAAAAGAAGGTGTAGGAAATGAATCGAACAAAAATAGTCAATCCGATTTTGCCAGGATTTAA
- a CDS encoding pectinesterase family protein has translation MENFLKETSMNFVESLVVGRNEICDFSSIQEALDSCGNVNGPVKITVLSGEYYENITLYQSNISLIGIGSVKVIGNRFALQKDEHLREIGTFQTATLFINGENIRLENLEIINNAGPGEKVGQAIALYSEGNNVIFKNCSFKGYQDTICLGPLPEVQKNGQPFSTPEIRTTYEGNKSHFISCYIEGTVDFIFGGGEAVFQGCEIKSLRRSLNKEGYITAASTSKHKKGFYFYQCCLTAEADVSNVFLGRPWRNYAKTTFANCMVGSHIHPSRWDDWGNKANRKTVTYKEINNRYTFQSEMKPLDWIDFL, from the coding sequence ATGGAAAACTTTCTTAAAGAAACATCTATGAATTTTGTTGAGAGTCTAGTTGTTGGAAGAAATGAAATATGTGATTTTTCTAGTATCCAAGAGGCTTTGGATAGTTGCGGAAATGTCAATGGACCGGTAAAAATAACGGTCTTAAGTGGAGAGTACTATGAAAATATTACCTTATATCAATCTAACATTTCATTGATAGGTATAGGCTCTGTTAAGGTGATTGGAAATCGGTTTGCTTTACAAAAAGATGAACATCTACGAGAAATTGGTACTTTTCAGACGGCAACCCTTTTTATCAATGGTGAAAATATTCGTTTAGAAAATCTTGAGATTATTAATAATGCAGGACCAGGAGAAAAGGTAGGTCAGGCGATTGCCTTATATAGTGAAGGAAATAACGTAATATTTAAAAACTGCTCCTTCAAAGGGTATCAGGACACCATTTGTCTGGGACCCCTGCCAGAAGTGCAAAAAAATGGCCAGCCTTTTTCTACGCCTGAAATAAGAACCACATATGAAGGAAACAAGAGTCATTTTATTAGTTGCTATATAGAAGGAACGGTCGATTTTATTTTTGGAGGTGGAGAAGCGGTGTTCCAGGGCTGTGAAATTAAGTCTTTGAGAAGATCGCTAAACAAAGAAGGATACATTACAGCAGCTTCCACTTCAAAACATAAAAAAGGTTTTTATTTCTATCAGTGCTGCTTAACAGCAGAGGCAGATGTTAGCAATGTCTTTTTAGGAAGGCCGTGGCGCAACTATGCAAAAACTACATTTGCTAACTGTATGGTAGGTTCACATATTCATCCGAGTAGATGGGATGATTGGGGAAACAAAGCAAATAGAAAAACCGTAACTTATAAAGAAATTAACAATCGATATACCTTTCAAAGTGAAATGAAACCCTTAGATTGGATCGATTTCTTATAA
- a CDS encoding dienelactone hydrolase family protein: MEIRRKHLIDLLGERSKSEKISAELINVDKRPGFVLESLMLHLNDIETVPAYFAKPLNTVEPLPTVIFNHSHGGNFDQGKEELLTSSSYLQSPSFVEAIVELGFAVCCIDMWGFNQRKGKQESELVKEMLLDGQTLWGMRIFDNMALLDYLETRSDVDPARFATIGMSMGGLMSWWLAALDERIKVTVDIAAQVDIETLKQKRGLDHHGFYYYVPGFLKHFSTLALQEMIAPRPRLSMIGKDDRMCPIEGAEFLNEQLKRTYEKQGVSENWEGCILTGGHLETKEMRSLWKTFLKKHL; encoded by the coding sequence ATTGAGATAAGGCGAAAACATCTAATCGATTTATTAGGAGAACGTTCAAAGTCGGAAAAGATATCTGCGGAATTAATAAATGTAGACAAAAGGCCGGGTTTTGTTTTAGAAAGTTTAATGCTGCATTTAAATGACATCGAAACCGTCCCTGCTTATTTTGCTAAACCATTAAATACAGTTGAACCTTTGCCAACCGTTATCTTTAATCATTCTCATGGTGGCAATTTTGATCAAGGGAAGGAAGAACTCTTAACCAGTTCCTCCTATTTACAATCCCCTTCTTTCGTTGAAGCGATAGTCGAACTTGGGTTTGCTGTTTGTTGTATTGATATGTGGGGCTTTAATCAACGAAAAGGGAAACAGGAAAGTGAATTGGTAAAGGAAATGCTGTTAGATGGTCAAACGCTGTGGGGGATGCGGATATTCGATAACATGGCCTTGTTAGATTATCTAGAAACCCGATCAGATGTAGATCCTGCCAGATTTGCAACAATCGGAATGTCTATGGGTGGTTTAATGAGTTGGTGGTTAGCTGCATTAGATGAGCGGATAAAAGTCACAGTGGACATCGCAGCCCAAGTAGATATCGAGACACTAAAACAGAAACGTGGTTTAGATCATCATGGTTTTTATTACTATGTTCCTGGTTTTCTAAAACATTTTTCTACATTAGCACTTCAAGAAATGATTGCCCCAAGACCACGCCTCAGTATGATCGGTAAGGATGATCGAATGTGTCCGATTGAAGGAGCCGAATTTTTAAACGAGCAATTGAAAAGAACGTATGAAAAACAAGGTGTTTCGGAGAATTGGGAAGGGTGCATACTTACAGGTGGACACCTGGAAACAAAGGAAATGAGATCATTATGGAAAACTTTCTTAAAGAAACATCTATGA
- a CDS encoding glycoside hydrolase family 28 protein produces MTTYYITDFGALADGSLCTKFIQKAIDEAYINGGGQIVVPSGVFLSGALFLKDNIELHLSAGATLKFSDQQEDYPVVVSRWEGVVREVYASCLFAEDAKNISITGFGTIDGNGEKWWQIFRNEQEKLAYPRPKLISFDGCEQITIRDVTLINSPSWTVNPIRCHDVTIDNVSIINPADSPNTDGIDPESCKNVRISNCHIDVGDDCIAIKAGTEDTAERVSCENITITNCTMVHGHGAVVFGSEMSGDIRNVTISNCTFQETDRGIRFKSRRGRGGIVADIRIDNIVMDRVMCPFILNLYYFCGPKGKDKYVWDKNPYPITKETPSFRRIHFSNITARNVHASAGFIYGLAEQYVSEITFNNIDISMAENAIPGKPAMMAGIEDMNNRGFYVGFAKDILFNRVTIENHEGPAFHVEYCEDVEITNCKSKNTKAEEVLLKEVGVV; encoded by the coding sequence ATGACCACTTACTATATTACCGATTTTGGTGCATTAGCCGATGGGAGTTTATGCACCAAATTTATCCAGAAGGCTATTGATGAAGCCTATATAAACGGTGGCGGCCAAATCGTGGTTCCGTCAGGTGTATTTTTATCTGGTGCTTTATTTTTAAAAGATAATATTGAATTGCATTTGTCAGCAGGGGCTACTTTAAAATTTTCGGATCAACAGGAGGACTATCCAGTGGTAGTTTCTCGTTGGGAAGGTGTTGTACGAGAGGTATATGCGTCTTGCTTATTTGCAGAAGACGCAAAAAATATTTCTATTACCGGTTTTGGCACAATTGATGGTAATGGGGAGAAGTGGTGGCAGATTTTTCGAAATGAGCAAGAAAAGCTGGCTTATCCACGACCAAAATTGATTAGTTTTGATGGATGTGAGCAGATCACAATCCGAGATGTGACATTAATCAACTCACCAAGCTGGACCGTGAATCCGATCCGTTGTCACGATGTAACCATAGACAATGTTTCTATTATCAATCCAGCGGACTCACCTAATACAGACGGAATTGATCCAGAGTCTTGTAAGAACGTAAGAATCAGCAATTGTCACATTGATGTTGGAGATGACTGTATTGCGATTAAAGCTGGTACGGAAGATACTGCTGAAAGGGTTTCTTGTGAGAACATTACCATTACGAACTGTACAATGGTTCATGGACATGGGGCGGTGGTATTTGGAAGTGAAATGAGTGGTGACATCCGGAATGTGACGATTAGTAACTGTACCTTCCAGGAAACGGATAGGGGAATTCGATTTAAATCACGACGTGGACGCGGAGGAATCGTTGCGGATATCCGAATCGACAATATTGTCATGGATCGTGTAATGTGTCCATTTATTTTAAACCTGTACTACTTCTGTGGACCTAAAGGAAAAGATAAATATGTCTGGGATAAAAATCCATACCCAATAACAAAAGAAACACCATCCTTTAGAAGAATACACTTTTCTAATATTACGGCCCGAAATGTCCATGCCTCAGCTGGGTTTATCTATGGTTTAGCGGAGCAATATGTGTCCGAAATTACATTTAATAACATTGATATTTCTATGGCAGAAAATGCGATTCCCGGGAAACCAGCGATGATGGCAGGAATAGAAGATATGAATAATCGAGGTTTTTATGTAGGTTTTGCGAAAGACATCCTATTTAACCGAGTAACCATTGAGAATCATGAAGGTCCAGCATTCCATGTCGAATATTGTGAGGATGTAGAGATTACCAACTGCAAGTCTAAAAATACAAAAGCGGAAGAAGTACTTCTTAAGGAAGTAGGGGTAGTGTGA